A stretch of DNA from bacterium HR17:
TTAAAAGCAGCGATAAGGCAATCCATCGTTGGGCAAACATAAGCACCGCGTCCGCCCTTATTTTGTGAGAAATCTACCACAACCTGCCCATCCCGCAAAACGCTGACCCGCAACAGCGTGCGCTTGACAGAATAGCGACGACATCCCAGACAAAGGCGTTCAAAATTACCGCCCTTGTTCCTCTGACGGCGCCGACTCATTGACGCCACTGACCTCCGAAGGTTCGCTTGCGGGCGCGAGGGCTGGTGCTTGTGCGGGAACCGAGACTGTCATCGCCCCCGTCAAAGGCGGCGATGTTACGCCTTCTTTTGCCTCTTCAACACGCGGCTCGTCAACAGCAACGGCTTGAGGCGGTGGCTGCGGTATCGCCGTCTCCGATTGCGTTTCGGGCACGATCAACCGCCCTAAGCGTTCGGGCGTGCGGATGTCAATGCGCCAACCTGTCAGACGGGCGGCTAAACTGACATTGCGCCCTTGTCGCCCAATCGCCAAGGAGAGTTGGTCTTCAGACACGACAACTGTCGCCGTGCGCTCGTCAAAATTCATGATGACGACACTAGGGCGCGCCGGGCTGAGGGAATGGATGAGAAATTCTACCTCGTCTTCGCTCCACGCAATGATGTCCACGCGTTCGTTCCGCAACTCTTGCATGATCGCGTTGATGCGTTTCCCTTGAGGACCGATACAAGCCCCAACCGGGTCAATACTGGGGTCTTTCGCTGCGACGGCAACTTTTGAACGGTAACCTGGATCGCGCACTAACCCTTTAATTTCAACTTCGCCTTTGGCGATTTCAGGGACATGTAACTCCAACAGTTTGCGCAGCAACTCTTTGTGCGTGCGGGACACCCGCACGATCGGTTCAGTAGACCCTGTCGGCTCCCGCACTTCGTAGACATACACTTTCACCTGTTCACCTTTTTGCAGGTTCTCCGTCGGCACCTGCTCGCGGCGGGGTAAAAGCGCTTCTCCTTTCCCCAAAGAGAGGTAGAGGTTGCCGTAGGAGTCCTTGCGCAGCACTTGAGCGGTAACGATTGTGCCGACTTTGTCCTTAAACGCCTCGTAGACACGCCGCTGCTCTACCTTGCGGATGCGTTCCATCATCGCCTGCCGCGCCAATTGCATCGCTGACCGCGTGAACTCACTGAGGGGTAAATCCACGCGCACTTTGTCCCCGATGTTTGCGTCGGGGTGAACCTTCCGAGCCTCCTCTAGGCTGATCTCCGTGTGGGGGTTGTGCGGTGTTTCTACGACCGTCTTTTCCAGCGCCAGTTTCAGCACGCGGGCGTCCAGATCCAAGATGGCGACGATGCGCGGACGCATCCGCCGGCGCTGATGGCGTCCCGCATCCCGCATAAACTGCTTCTCATACGCCAAGCGGATGCCGTCGCACATCGCGCCCAGCACTTCCTCCAAGGGCAACTCCT
This window harbors:
- the nusA gene encoding Transcription termination/antitermination protein NusA, which encodes MHADLVALVQQIAKEKELPLEEVLGAMCDGIRLAYEKQFMRDAGRHQRRRMRPRIVAILDLDARVLKLALEKTVVETPHNPHTEISLEEARKVHPDANIGDKVRVDLPLSEFTRSAMQLARQAMMERIRKVEQRRVYEAFKDKVGTIVTAQVLRKDSYGNLYLSLGKGEALLPRREQVPTENLQKGEQVKVYVYEVREPTGSTEPIVRVSRTHKELLRKLLELHVPEIAKGEVEIKGLVRDPGYRSKVAVAAKDPSIDPVGACIGPQGKRINAIMQELRNERVDIIAWSEDEVEFLIHSLSPARPSVVIMNFDERTATVVVSEDQLSLAIGRQGRNVSLAARLTGWRIDIRTPERLGRLIVPETQSETAIPQPPPQAVAVDEPRVEEAKEGVTSPPLTGAMTVSVPAQAPALAPASEPSEVSGVNESAPSEEQGR